A segment of the Epinephelus fuscoguttatus linkage group LG23, E.fuscoguttatus.final_Chr_v1 genome:
TACACTGGCACATTcacaattttcaaaatacatttgaatGTGAATTTCAGACTGACAAGAGTCTTGTATAAGTATACATTTGAGAAGTTAGCTTGGTTACACACACTCTTaatatgtaaatgtaatatGCACTGACATGTTGCTTCATGGGAAATTGTATAGAGTCGAGGCCCTGTCTTCTTTTTGAGTTACCTTCCACCAAACCTTTCCTTTTATCAAAACACCAAACCGTGgaaggtgttaaaaaaaaaaaaatcatatctgCTGTTTGAGGGTGAGGAAGAACTCCTTTGTGCTTCTTTGGTTCTGTCAAGTTCAGGTTATACAGCTCTATAAACTGATATCTGCACATGTACACAAAATCTGTAGAGGATGTGTCAAGATTTTGGTACCAGAACTGCTCTAGTTTCTATCGGCTATCATCTGACTAGTAAGCTTTATATTTgcattgtttaaatttctttgcATTCATATGGAGATATTTGTTCATAGAGATTAGCTGAAATGACTGACACACAGATGAGGAAGTCTTGGCAGGGAAATCTGCTGACTACATCGCATCAACCTGAAATAGTGGCCCTCGCCCCTTGAGGCTTATTATCATCAGACGATAGCTAATGGGTTCTGGGCAtggactgtatataaagatggatggcATGACGGcttcccaaaagtgaagccaaaacatttagattgccccctggtggctggctgcagtatagctCATTAGCcctgccccctccatgttagcagatgggacatgggccattTTCAATCTTTATATAAAGTCATTGGTTCTGACATTGAGGTCTGATGGGATGGATGGTAGAGATGGGAGAGACTTCTATTACAACTTGGGAGCATTCATATCATTAGACAACTCAGGACAATTGAAATTGCAGAGGAGGTTGTGTGAGGCTTAAAAATACCATGCTCTTTCAAAAACATCCTGGTTTCCTAGTCATAATCATGACCCCAATTTTGACGTGAATGGCATTTATGAGAAAGTGGTAATAACAATAGCATTACTGTTTGGACAGACCAGAGTGTATAATAAAAAGCAACCCCTTTGTTGCTCCCCTGAGTGGTGGAGCAACTGTATTCAGTTGTGGTTGCACCAATGGTCACTAGGGGCCACAAGCATGAGACTCCACGGAAATCCCTTGAAAATATCCTACATTTTATAATTTCCTTTACAGTGCGTCTTTGTGGCAATCATGAGGATCGATATTCCTTTTGTGACTGATTGACAGGAGTCTCAGGCTACATCCACACACTAATACGTTTTTGTTTTAGAATGCATTACTATTTTGAAAACGTTGCTGACCTATTTGAGAACTCAGGGGTTGGTTTTGAGGTTACATAGGTGGAAACGGAGGCTTTTGAAAATGATGATGCAGACACCCATGTTCACTTCCCGATTGGGGATCAGTGATGAGTCAAGGCAAAACGTTATAGTTAGGTCCTCATAACTTCTGTGATTTGATCCTTCTTGTGTGGGAACTCTTTTCCCATTACCATGACTTCGTACAGTGATAGATACTGCTCAGTGACTCCCAATCTGTTCTTCTCATGTTACTCTCACTAACAGTTCCACCTCGTTGTTGGTCCAAGCTAAAAAATCTATGGTCTTACTTTTCGCCActtctgtattttctgtaactaagcaaACAACAGAGcagacaatctgcttcctgtttgcactgGCATGCATATACCCAGTGTAGGTGAATGGTCATatgatgtgtgttttcaggtgtgTCAATATGGACAGAGATAATTTCTGAAACTGTGCTAAACGCTTGTGCCttcagagatcatttttgttttaaaacactgttttaaaattaaaacctattagtgtggatgtggcctCAGCCTCTCACACTCAGCTGTGGTGTATGCAGCTTACACCTCTCATCCGACCAAATATTCTGGTTCCGGTAAACCCAAAGGAAAGCTTCAAAACAGTTCAGAAATTTGTGTGTTGCCTGTCAGATGTTAAGTCCATGCTGTTCTACAGTCTATGGTCCATGCTGACAGCAATCGATCTGTAGCATCTCCATCAGCGGGAATGTCTTCCCTGCTGCAGTCACACTGTGATGTAAGCTGGTAAGATGAACTGTTTTTACAAGAAATCTTGGCATTTGCAGCTTTATTTAGCAAATGTAAGAGTTAGAAAACGCACCTAGCGTGTTGGCGAATCTCTCGTAAATGTGTTGCCCAACATCTTTCAGTTTGAGTCTGGACGGGCAGCTGAATTCCATACTGACATGTGTCACTCAGACCAGAAAGTTGTTGCTAGTGTCTGTTACAGCTTCAGTGAAGGAGGACCTTGTTTGCACCACGGGGTAATAGAGCAGTTCTGCATTTCTCGTCAGTGTGAGTTTTGAAGAAGTTGGTACATCTCCTCTCAGTAGCTGCTTTCATGTCCAGTCAGGATGTACAGGTTGCTCAGTGCTGAGGGGTCATCTGTTGGTGTGCTCTGAAGGATGATGTCCCTGCACACAGTCAAGAAGGAAGGCGGGAACAAACTCACAGCTCATTCAGGGTGCATGAATCAAACATAACAAAGAAATGCAGAGCTTGCCCAAATTGTGATGTAGCTTGTGATACAGTATCTAAATCTGGGATTTAGAGGTGCTTAGTTCAATAAATTGAAGGGGTTTTGCTGCTACGGCCTTAAGGATCAGACACTGAACCTTCCACACTGAACATCCGCAGATAGCTACAGTCATGCAGACACACGTGCGGTTCTATTCACAGTACATTTGAGGGTCTGTGTCAGCCCCCAGCAATACACAGGAGGGCTGAGTGGTGAGCTTACCGTCCTCCTACTGCTCACACCGGGTGAAAGTGAAACCATTAAGATGCTGCTGGATCTGGAGTGAATGTCAAATATCTAACTTAAAACTAAGTTCATGGCAGTGAGATGGCTGCGGCTGGCTTGACAGCAGAGTTTTGGAATAGACTGGAGTGTGGAAGGAATTGGAGCAAGCACAGTTAGTGCACTTGCTAGGCCTACAACCCGCAAGGTCACAAAAAATGGGCTGCATGTGGACATAGTCGGACTCTACCCGGACATGGGTGGATGGTGACATTTACGACACATGGACCGAAGTGGATCCTTGCAGACACAGAAACAAGAAATGGGCCCGTTCTTGGTCTGGTATGACTTTAAGACTGTATGAAAGATGTGGATCTAACCACTATGTTGTTACCCATCAGCCTGTAGACTCcggttttgaagcctccagtTTGGCCTTTTGGCctttgccatcttgttttttggagccagaagtgacagtATTTAAAGAACACTATTCCTTGAAcaacttgtcaatcacaagaTAACCATGCCTTAAAACATAAGCtgctttaacatattttttactCTCAGtgggaccataatttacaaaatgatcATCATGCTGTTTTTAAGAGGACTGTTTTATGTTCTAAGACTGTTTTTTGTTCTCATAAACTCATTAGAAAAATGTTTACCGAGGTAATATATCAAGTTAGAAGTTTTTATCAGACATCGGAAGCCTTCTTGGACTCAGTGGagttgccccctgctggcctttagaaagaatgcaggtttaaggcacttcccaagcggcaacctctggggctgaaaaaatgaagccagtgcagaagtgcaaaaaaactgcagtttatctaatggccacttgagggtggctCCATGAGAAATTAAATCCAAATAGACACccaacagaaacagacaggcgGAAGAAACTGGTtaggtctctatagctaatttccccattcatgacaacagtgtgtgggggggggtgtttatataactcacctgtttaaatgttattacaGCTTAAATTTATGCACAATTAAGGGCATggttgctttgagtgacaggtgggagCTGTCcgttgacaagttgctacaacGGGGACAGTGTGTtgtcagttcatgaaagttaactgtaatgttttggtcccctcaaaaaaatcttgttcagtgtttggttgaaTAAAAGACTCCCTAAGCAGTCAGACGTCTGTGAGTTTTTCCGGTAAGTAGCCTACATTCTGTTTTAGTGGTTTTAAGCCAGTTATTCACTagtaaaaattagcattagcattatcacagtcaaccatagctgtaaatgcaacGTGATAACCAAGCTACCAGCCAGAGTTAGGGTTAGCtacaccctctcgtccaaatatggtcacttccgGTTCCAAATATCCAAtatggtgacggccaaaataccaaactcgaggcttcaaaattgGTGTCCACAAATCAGTGATGACATCACGGTGGCTatgttcattattttaaaaagtctatGCCACTACAGCTACTTTTCCTCCTATTACAACTACAAACGGTACAAAACGACTACTGTCACCACTACTAATTCTGTTACCACAATAATTATTTACTCCACTGCTACCAGCACTGGTGCTATTATTGCTATTGTTTTACCAGTAAATGATACTGATATTGTAACATTAATGTTAGCATACCTGTTTGTTCCCAAAACTTTGAATGCTCGACTCTCATCTGTAATTTCTTGGGTCACCTGCagataaaaaataactgaaattcACCTTTTATAGAGACGGAACAAAAATGAATATGACTGACAGACAAACGTATGACATCAGCTCAGTCACAGCCTGACAGAAATCTTGAAGGTAATCACCTCATTTGAATGAAAACTCCTCCCTTTGAGGCCATGCTTCCAGAAAGCCAGAACACTATCCTGTAAGCAGACTGATAGAACATGTCATGtcactcagctgtcagcaggaACATTATGTcttgtttgctgtgtttatcaCATGATTGTATCTACCTAGAGTTTCAATGGGGAAGTCAAAGACCATTTCAGGAGCCAGCTCTTTGGATGGAAGCCCTCGGAGATTCACAACCTTAACAGTTTCTGTCCAACGAGCATCAACATTGAGATACAGTAAGTTATGAATCAGTGTTGAAGATGAGTGGAGGATTTGGATCATGTGTTTAGATGGAAGAAACTTACTTTCTAATGCAATGAGAACAGTGTCTCTGTCCAGCTGGGTTACCTGTACTGCCTTGAGTGCTCCGCTATCTGCACAAAGAGATGGAGAAGAGAATTTATTTGAAGCTTTAAGCTGAGTTCTATAAAGAGGCAGCTGAGACACAGCAGTCCGTCCTACCTGGGGTTGAAATAGGTGTGCTGTTCAGCTCGATAATATCAAACTTGAGCTGTTCGCTGGTTGGGCGTTTGCCATTACTACAGTCtctcacaccaacacacagcTGGGGAAACTCATCTgacaccaacaccagcagctcaAATATCGGCAGATGGTCAGGTAGCCTCATTGCTATGTgctgcagcacaaacagaaagcgacacacacaggaagagtCAGGTTACATCATACAAAGTACATAATGAATTCTGAATTCTGGTAAGTGTGACATGAAAAGACAAATCATTAACATTTCACCAGGATTTTTTCCTGAAACAATTCACACATAAGGTGCTATTGCTGTGGACAAGAGAACAAATACACTGTCTAGAATCAATAATATATCTTCTAGGaataatacaacaaaaatacacagagcACTATAATTTTACTGAAGACCATTTAAAGCAGGCCTATTCAATTGCATCCAGCCCAGAAGCAACCTCTGAGTGGCCCGGCAAGGGATGAGTACAGAGACCCAGTATTAAACGGCCTGAGGAAAAATTAATCAAGGCCTTAGTATTATTAAGCTCTGACAGCTCTCTTTATTGTTACTCTTCAAAGTTTTGGTTTCCTGTATCATcatgctgcagcctctctcctgctgCCTGCATGTTGGGGTGATCTCCCCTACACAGCGcatacacactcagacacacaaacacacatagtgAAGTCAGAGAACAGTAGAGAGGCcacggtgcagatgaagggaatataactttaTCAATACTTTATCTATACACATGTTCAGCATGTAGAAATCCATAtgtcaatctgctctgtccacagtctgtCCTTCACTGCAGTTATGGTTTACAGTCACAGTTTACACCAGCACATCGTGCTCACGGGGCTAACAGCacactgttaaagacaaactaaaatgaaagctgtctgtatgtaggctaacactttatctgaacatgtacCTGACACAGtcaacctgcagacagtgagtctcctcAGTAGAGGGAGggcagagagcaggatgaatgagtgatactgatgtttgtcttcatgcttagataacgtgactttcttcactcagtattgtgatgtcaggaggaatatttattttactgacatgttagatttgtttccagtgagatattactgagtttatatagtgactttgttgttaaaaacatgactgttgctgccatggactgtataaaactatatcctgtgtcACTGACCTATAAGGAAAACgtcaggaggtgaggtgtgtgcatgtgtgtgtgtggaggagagaagggagagggagagagggaaatgCTGGTAGAGACAGAGTGTGTGGTATTTGTTACTGTTCATGCCTCTGAGCATTGATAGCCCTTTTttattctgttactgcattacaTGATGTTCCTCATtcagatgtgattttttttatttaaaatgtgtaataataaacattgctacttttactacaATAATTTGCATTGTTCAAAATGTATCATTACTAAAAAGTTTTCAGTAGGTTGCTCGCTGTTGAAAATCTAGCCCATCgatattttctggttttaaaatccaGCCAAATTGAATTTGCAATTCAATAGCCCCGATTTACAGTGTCAGTACAAACCTTTAAATGCATGAACTTCTGCAGAGGTTCATACCACAACAGAAGAACCAAGCCTGATGGAACTGCCCCACATAGAAATGTACTGTCTGTGTATGGGTTTCtcgctgagagagagagagagagagagagagagagagagggagagagagagagagagagaagaaaggtaagagtctgTCATTATTATTGAATAATCATACAGCGCATGTAGAGTAAAGTCTGCATCACTTACCTACACTACATCTCCTACAGCCTTTAGTGTCGGGGATCTTCACAGATATGGCGAACTTTCTGTGGCTTGAGAGAGAACACAGATTTCTGTAAGAACACCTTTCCTCACAACAGCACACAACCACAGAGTGTATAAAAGAAGCGGACGTAGCATTCAGGTGtgatatggtcacctctggctctaaaaaaaagcaacagcaaAAAGGCCAAACTCAAGACATCAAAATGGTAAAACAGTCTTATGCAACCTACGTAGCTGTCACCTACAGCCTTTAAGTGTAGGTGTAAAAATATATTACTTTGCTGCCACTCAGTGGTTGTATCAAGAATGAAACTATTGCTCCCACTGCACCTACAGCTCCACCAGTTCATGTTTAAAGTCCAACTAATGTCCTGTCCTACCTAGAGCTGATCCTCTCAGTGAAGCGGCTGGTGGTGAGTGACAGGCTGCTGTGTTTCTTCTGCAGATGTCCTCTTTGTTCAAACAGAGCCGTCAGACTGTGGGAATACAGCTGGGAAGACTTCCCTGCAGGATGGATATGTTCTTAGAGCAGCAGATAACATTCAGCACTGGGAGTTCTCATTTGACATTTGAAGAGATTTGTTACCTGATACAGACATCAGCACATTGTTCATAACATACAACCATGTGCATCGCTGAGGGAGCAACTGTgtgaagaaagaaaagacagtgagTTCAGATTTAGCATGTGTGTGATACACTACAAACACCTGCACACCTAAACTGTTTTGAAATATCATCTAGACCTTATATCTCCAGTTTGGGTGGTTTAGTTGAATGTTCTTATTAAGGATGAAGAATGACTTGATCCTCATGAATGAAAAAGATACCTGACCTTATGGctctttaaaacaaactcaaaacacaaagaaaaaaaccaaGACATCTCTTCCCAAGACCTTCTCCAAGGTCAGATGGGAGTAGTCTCTCTGTTGTGCTCTGGGTCTACAGTGGGATTTGTTCCCAGTTAGATATGCTTGTGATACTTCTGCAGGGAAGCACCCAGGAGGCCCCAGAAAGATAAATCATCTCAACTGGCTCCTCCGAATGAGAAGGAACTGTTGTTCCTCTGGATCTCTGGCCTCCCCACCCTGTGAAGGACACTCACTTCTTCTTCAGTTTGATGAAGACAGCAGCATTATATCATCAACAACAAGACTTCCCGCCTTGTAGCTGTATGCCtctgccaaccagtcaagttgcagttaacatccatgtctgttccgactcatatgtagccatgacagcagaCAAGTCTTCAAATAaggatgttgctgcaaaaaaaGCTGCATGTTCTAagacatggatgcttcacacacatcctcaacctggcagcacagaagatctgtacaaaCAGCCCAGTTTCAAGACGCCCATATCCGACCAAGTGTTTccacttctgttcctgagttatgacgttgagtaatagtcagaaaacattatgatgtcacagtgaagttgacctttgaccttttggatatattatgtcatcacttcattggTTTATATGCACATTTgcgtgaaattttgtcataattaccaCATGAATTTTTTAACTATGGAAAAAAGCACAatttatgaggtcacagtgacctttgaccaccaaaatcttgaGATCATTTGTGACTCCAAGTGGatgcttgtgccaaattttgagAAATTCCTTCAAGCCGCTCTTGAGATACTGGGTTCCCGAGGACGAAACTAACgtaggtcatagtgaccttgacctttgactgccaaaatctaatcaggtcgtccttgagtctaagtggacatttgtgctaaatttgaggaaattccctcaaggtgttcttgggaTATTACGTTTATGAGAATGGTATGGGCGGACTCACTTGAAACCTGAAAATATACTGCCTTCAGCCATTGCTATCGCCGGATCAGAGGTGTTAAAAGACACTGTACACCCTCCACTCTTCTGCTGCATTTGCAAAGTCTATCCTAAATCAAAATTGGCGACATGGGACCACCTTGTCAGATCCCAACCACCACCTTGAGCGTGCCTGACTTAGTTTTCAGAACTTCAGCACAGCTCTCATGTCAGATATACAAGGACCAGATGACTTGAAGCAACTACCTTGCCCCAACCTAACATTTCCACGGTACCCCCAAAAGGACTCCCTGAGGGACAAAGTGATAAGCCTTCTCCAATCCACAAAGCACAAACTATAGGATAAGAAGATTCTAACTCTCCTAGCAGAAGTATCTATTTTTCTGTATTGCAACCAAATAGTAATGGATCATACATGGATCAGTCCTTGTCTTACCCTCTCTAGTGTATCTTCATGAAGCTCATTAAGGTTCAGTATATAGATGCCCTCCTCCGCCCCGAGAATGAGGTACTGATCTAAGAAGGAAAGAGAACATAATGTCAGTATGGGGCATTGATTTTGTTCCTGCTTGTACAGTTGATGAGATATCTAGCAAAGCAGACTTTATTCTGTTGTGTAGCACATCTATTAGCGACTCAGGACATTGAGAGACATTATTGTCTTACCTCTTGTTTTGGGTAAAACCCATGTGACAGCACAGTGGATTTTAAGGGGACAACCGTTGAAgactttggagaagcaggctcccATCTACAGAACCAGCACAGCAGCTGAATCACTAATGGTCCAACATGGTCATAGTGACTTTTCATGCAATTTTGTAATGATAGCCATTGTAAGAAAAACAGCATGTGTGATTATTACAGTTACATTAAAGTTGCACGGGGCTACTTTGCACATTGGCGACTCAAAATACCAGCAAGCAGTAACTGAGTTCTGGCACAAGACATCCAAAAATATTTGATGGAATGGAGCAGCGATAAAAACACCAGCTGGATTTTCACATAAAAACTGTTCCTAGTGCAGTTTGTGTTATGCCATGCGAGGAAGCTTATCTTGTTAGTGATCAGGGCATTGTCATTGGTCAGCTTTTATTGTAGGTCACATGCTGTTAGACTTCACACTTACATGGACTTGAGGGGTAGGAGGAAGTCCATGACAATCAGCCCTCTAGAAATTTCAAAGGTTACACATAACAAAACACAGGGAATAACAAAAACTATACATCAGATGCATTACAAATCAATATCTTGTCTGGTTGCATGATTTGTCACCATTAGACAGACATTAGGAAGTTATTAGGTTAGCAATTCACACAAGCTTATTGATGTTTCCTACTGATAGGAGAGACTTTGGCTTCAACTCACAGCGTCCTCAGTCTTTTTTCTTAGCGTGCTCCATTCAGGTGACAGTGGTGTCTCCCTTTTGGGAGAGGAAACAGTGGTGACCTTCCTCTTCTCCACTGTTACAGCGTCCCCTCCTGGCAGACATGGATCACTGCAGCGCTGTCTGATGTCCTGTGTGGCTGAGCACCTGGCCAACACTTGTCAAACAGGAAGGGGAAGTGATCTTAGCTTGCCCCTGAGCTGGTTTGGACAGTTAAACCTCAGACCTGACTGTGTGTGGGTCTTTAGTGCTCAAGGCTACACGCATACTTAGATTAAGTCAAACAAACATATTCACGTGACGCGATGTGTTGTACCTGTAGTGGAGGGGGAGTCAGCAGTGACAGCAGCGTCGGGGCCGAGTGTGCAGCTGGGTCTCAGCGTCAGGTCACTGTCGTCTGCGTTGGGAGTTAAAGAGCTGAAGGCTGGCAGGGAGGCTGTAGAAGGACTGAACAAACCACTCTTTCTACCTCCCTGAAAAACACCAGCAAACCAATGAGTCAGTCTGAGGGGCTAACAGGGTCACATTTCAACATGCTGTCTAGCCAACTGCATACTGTATACCAATACTATACAGTGTACACCATGGAGTAATGTTGACTGGTGTGGATGGCTCAGTCAGTGTGTCAGTTGGTCTTTTGGTCCAACAGTATAGTCCACAGAGAAATATCTTCAAGTACTGATAGCAGAGGTGTGttctcgagtcacatgacttgaacTCGAGTAAGACTCGAGTCAGAAATTCGATGACTTAGACTTGACatgatgaattaaaaaaaaaagacttgcatctcgacttggactttaacactaTCACTTGGACTccagccttttgacttgaaaacacTTGACACCTTCAAAAGATAGCTTCGTTCATGTACAAAAACTATGCGTAGGTccaaaaaaaatgaattgcaaTATGCAAAATATGCAGATCAAAGATTACAGATGGAGATAACGCTTCCAATTTCATACAAAGAATGGTTGGTCGAGGCTAATACAGGGTTCTGCGGGAACCCTGTATTAAAAAGCCTAACAATAAGGCCTTCAttgatattaaaatgtctttaatcaATCTTTCAAAACTCTTAACAATCTTAAGGCATGGGAAGTAGAATTTTGTGAACTTTAATAATTTACCAAATGCCTCTTGCATTAACATCATTCAGATCAGGATAGCCAGATCaacaacacacataaacaccgatcagccaaaacattaaaaccactggtgggtgaGGTGATTAACATTGATCATATTGTTACAacgcaatgttctgctgggaaacgtTTTGTTACTGctattcatgtggataccacttAACATGCAGCAACAGTTTAGGAAAGGCCTGTAGAATGTGACAGAGAGCTCAACGCATCCACCTGGCCTCCAAATGCCCCAGGTCCCAGTCTGATTGAGCATTGATGGGATGTGCCAGTACCCCAGGGGTACCCCTGATCCACTGTGGGGCCTTTttggatcagacttggctctgacatgtcaatgcatggacacaggacctctagGGGTGTCCTGTGGAGTCTGGCACTGGGGCGTTGGCAGAGGATCCTTTGAGtcggttgtgaggtggggtgcTGGCATGCCCAGCggatgctcgatcagattgggatctggggaatttggaggcccggttgattgcattgtaacaagatttTCAGTATTATTCACTACATCTGtaagtggttttaatgttttggctgattgctGTATTTACCACATAAATTCTAATGACAAATGAGCAAACTTTTTTCAAATCAAATGGATACTTTTATGATAATATAATACATTGAGTGTCTTCCATGTGTGTAACACTCATAAGTCTTTATattcttttcaacattttaagcagaTCATACAACTTTttttacaataaacatttggacAAAATGGTCCCTGGCCCAAAGTAATTGACATCGGTTCAAACTGGGTCCTGAAAGTCTTAGTAGCTaagttactctttaacaaacttgttttatgaataaatgcacattttgaaaagcatccataactttttaaaatctaatatattATTACTCTCTTGTTAAAAGAGAACATTATGACTTAATGAACTTATTATGAACATTAAGTCCTCTCAAACACACAATGAGCGACTCACTGTTCCCAGTCTGTAACTGGTTACCACAGTCTGCTGAGAGGAAGAGGATCCAGATGTGAGGATCCACAGAGCCACAGCCATTCTCTGACACGCCAGCAGGAGTCGTATGAATGCCTTTATGTATATCCTGTGTGAGTGTCCAGTACATCTTACGCACAAACACAACAATCTTTCACTAATCCAAATTGTTT
Coding sequences within it:
- the map4k2 gene encoding mitogen-activated protein kinase kinase kinase kinase 2 isoform X3; its protein translation is MDRIGVSFLDPLDDYELIHRIGCGTYGDVFKARNIRTSELAAIKIVKLDPGDDITSIQQEITMMKECKHKNIVAYFGSYHRNTKLWICMEYCGGGSLQDMYHVTGPLKEKQIAYVCRETLQGLYHLHETGKMHRDIKGANILLTERGDVKLADFGVAAEISASVAKRKSFIGTPYWMAPEVAAVEKKGGYNHLCDIWAVGITAIELAELQPPMFDLHPMRALMLMSKSNFQPPRLKDKAKWSASFQSFVKMALIKSPRKRPSAETLLQHPFVTQLLTRNLVIELLDMANNPELHTAHTHSMDDNELEVGELAPDKIQSAGKHLPVERTLSEEQFDQVKFGPPLRKVTEPYPDMQGSYDDDWSLSGDEDNSPSLTIRRAPSTDGGRKSGLFSPSTASLPAFSSLTPNADDSDLTLRPSCTLGPDAAVTADSPSTTVLARCSATQDIRQRCSDPCLPGGDAVTVEKRKVTTVSSPKRETPLSPEWSTLRKKTEDARADCHGLPPTPQVHMGACFSKVFNGCPLKIHCAVTWVLPKTRDQYLILGAEEGIYILNLNELHEDTLERLLPQRCTWLYVMNNVLMSVSGKSSQLYSHSLTALFEQRGHLQKKHSSLSLTTSRFTERISSSHRKFAISVKIPDTKGCRRCSVARNPYTDSTFLCGAVPSGLVLLLWYEPLQKFMHLKHIAMRLPDHLPIFELLVLVSDEFPQLCVGVRDCSNGKRPTSEQLKFDIIELNSTPISTPDSGALKAVQVTQLDRDTVLIALEKTVKVVNLRGLPSKELAPEMVFDFPIETLVCLQDSVLAFWKHGLKGRSFHSNEVTQEITDESRAFKVLGTNRDIILQSTPTDDPSALSNLYILTGHESSY
- the map4k2 gene encoding mitogen-activated protein kinase kinase kinase kinase 2 isoform X1, translating into MDRIGVSFLDPLDDYELIHRIGCGTYGDVFKARNIRTSELAAIKIVKLDPGDDITSIQQEITMMKECKHKNIVAYFGSYHRNTKLWICMEYCGGGSLQDMYHVTGPLKEKQIAYVCRETLQGLYHLHETGKMHRDIKGANILLTERGDVKLADFGVAAEISASVAKRKSFIGTPYWMAPEVAAVEKKGGYNHLCDIWAVGITAIELAELQPPMFDLHPMRALMLMSKSNFQPPRLKDKAKWSASFQSFVKMALIKSPRKRPSAETLLQHPFVTQLLTRNLVIELLDMANNPELHTAHTHSMDDNELEVGELAPDKIQSAGKHLPVERTLSEEQFDQVKFGPPLRKVTEPYPDMQGSYDDDWSLSGDEDNSPSLLECVEQALQLRSLTIRRAPSTDGGRKSGLFSPSTASLPAFSSLTPNADDSDLTLRPSCTLGPDAAVTADSPSTTVLARCSATQDIRQRCSDPCLPGGDAVTVEKRKVTTVSSPKRETPLSPEWSTLRKKTEDARADCHGLPPTPQVHMGACFSKVFNGCPLKIHCAVTWVLPKTRDQYLILGAEEGIYILNLNELHEDTLERLLPQRCTWLYVMNNVLMSVSGKSSQLYSHSLTALFEQRGHLQKKHSSLSLTTSRFTERISSSHRKFAISVKIPDTKGCRRCSVARNPYTDSTFLCGAVPSGLVLLLWYEPLQKFMHLKHIAMRLPDHLPIFELLVLVSDEFPQLCVGVRDCSNGKRPTSEQLKFDIIELNSTPISTPDSGALKAVQVTQLDRDTVLIALEKTVKVVNLRGLPSKELAPEMVFDFPIETLVCLQDSVLAFWKHGLKGRSFHSNEVTQEITDESRAFKVLGTNRDIILQSTPTDDPSALSNLYILTGHESSY